A window of Suncus etruscus isolate mSunEtr1 chromosome 4, mSunEtr1.pri.cur, whole genome shotgun sequence contains these coding sequences:
- the HDAC2 gene encoding histone deacetylase 2 codes for MAYSQGGGKKKVCYYYDGDIGNYYYGQGHPMKPHRIRMTHNLLLNYGLYRKMEIYRPHKATAEEMTKYHSDEYIKFLRSIRPDNMSEYSKQMQRFNVGEDCPVFDGLFEFCQLSTGGSVAGAVKLNRQQTDMAVNWAGGLHHAKKSEASGFCYVNDIVLAILELLKYHQRVLYIDIDIHHGDGVEEAFYTTDRVMTVSFHKYGEYFPGTGDLRDIGAGKGKYYAVNFPMRDGIDDESYGQIFKPIISKVMEMYQPSAVVLQCGADSLSGDRLGCFNLTVKGHAKCVEVVKTFNLPLLMLGGGGYTIRNVARCWTYETAVALDCEIPNELPYNDYFEYFGPDFKLHISPSNMTNQNTPEYMEKIKQRLFENLRMLPHAPGVQMQAIPEDAVHEDSGDEDGEDPDKRISIRASDKRIACDEEFSDSEDEGEGGRRNVADHKKGAKKARIEEDKKETEDKKADVKEEDKSKDNSGEKTDTKGAKSEQLNNP; via the exons GTGACATTGGAAATTATTATTATGGACAGGGTCATCCCATGAAACCACATAGAATTCGCATGACTCATAACTTGCTGCTAAATTATGGCTTATAtaggaaaatggaaatatat agGCCCCATAAAGCCACTGCTGAAGAAATGACAAAATACCACAGTGATGAATACATCAAATTTTTACGTTCAATAAGACCAGATAACATGTCTGAGTATAGTAAGCAGATGCAGAGAT ttaATGTTGGAGAAGATTGTCCAGTATTTGATGGACTCTTTGAGTTTTGTCAACTCTCAACTGGTGGCTCAGTTG CTGGGGCTGTAAAGTTAAACCGACAACAAACTGATATGGCTGTTAATTGGGCTGGAGGATTACATCATGCTAAGAAGTCAGAAGCATCAGGATTCTGTTATGTTAATGATATTGTGCTTGCCATCCTTGAATTATTAAA gTATCATCAGAGAGTCttatatattgatattgatatacATCATGGTGATGGTGTTGAAGAAGCTTTTTATACAACAGATCGTGTAATGACAGTATCTTTCCATAAATATGGGGAGTACTTTCCTGGTACTGGAGATTTGAGG GATATTGGTGCAGGAAAAGGCAAATACTATGCCGTCAATTTTCCAATGAGAGATGGTATAGATGATGAGTCATATGGACAGATATTTAAGCCA ATCATCTCAAAGGTTATGGAGATGTATCAACCTAGTGCTGTGGTGCTACAATGTGGTGCAGACTCACTATCTGGTGATAGACTTGGTTGCTTCAATTTGACTGTCAAAG gacATGCTAAGTGTGTTGAGGTTGTAAAAACTTTCAACTTACCGTTACTGATGCTTGGAGGAGGTGGATATACAATCCGTAACGTTGCTCGATGTTGGACATATGAGACGGCAGTTGCCCTTGATTGTGAAATTCCCAATG agttgccatataatgattattttgaatattttggacCAGACTTCAAACTTCATATTAGTCCCTCAAATATGACAAACCAGAACACTCCAGAATATATGGAAAAGATAAA GCAGcgtttatttgaaaatttacgCATGTTACCTCATGCACCTGGTGTTCAAATGCAAGCAATACCAGAAGATGCTGTTCATGAAGACAGTGGAGATGAAGATGGAGAAGATCCAGATAAGAGAATTTCTA tTCGCGCATCAGACAAACGGATAGCTTGCGATGAAGAATTCTCAGACTCTGAGGATGAAGGAGAAGGGGGTCGAAGAAATGTGGCAGATCATAAGAAGGGAGCAAAGAAAGCCAGAATTGAAGAGGACAAGAAAGAAACAGAGGACAAAAAAGCAG ATGTTAAGGAAGAAGATAAATCCAAGGACAATAGTGGTGAAAAAACAGATACCAAAGG aGCCAAATCAGAACAGCTCAACAACCCTTGA